Within the Rhodopirellula islandica genome, the region GGCTCAAGGTTATTCGCGGCGGCATTGCCGCACGGTTTTTCGAGGGTGGTGGCCAAAAGCGCGTCGGCAAACCTCGCGGTCACCAGTTCGGGCATGCAAAACGATTGCTCGGACTCGAAGAGGCCCGACGGAAAATCTACATCCCGGCCTACGAATGGATGCTGGACAACTGCATTGCCCCGGCCATCATTGATGGCTTCGTGGACAACGCGTTTCGGGGCGTGCCACAGCTCTTTTACGATCGTGAGGACAACGGCTCGATCGGTAAAGATGCACCCTTAGCGCACGCAAAAGTGCTCGTCGATTACATCAATC harbors:
- a CDS encoding DUF6939 family protein → MPRPRKLVKCKFLPYFQVRTGSPPPGVLWLDVSSSGESPLDQFSPFFPHGGIPIPGMESKRSDSVEGIWQGLKVIRGGIAARFFEGGGQKRVGKPRGHQFGHAKRLLGLEEARRKIYIPAYEWMLDNCIAPAIIDGFVDNAFRGVPQLFYDREDNGSIGKDAPLAHAKVLVDYINRKIDACSGV